A stretch of Ipomoea triloba cultivar NCNSP0323 chromosome 13, ASM357664v1 DNA encodes these proteins:
- the LOC116002617 gene encoding protein LURP-one-related 4-like, whose protein sequence is MARIYPQSPSSSSSSSSPPSSPSSYMTSKRETFTVWMKSLVYHGNGCTVFDSNGEIVYRIDNYNTKCSREVHLMDLHGRVLFSIRQKKLAVFGRWDGYRLGNTEVIDEEILCFRVKRSRNVFRGDSNHYCVNLACDQPEESCYKIIALPGKSTFKIVSRSRLVAEVKQKQATSGVAFGDDVLSLMVEPHVDHSLVMALVTVYGLINQKL, encoded by the exons ATGGCTAGAATTTATCCTCAGAgcccatcttcttcttcttcttcttcttcacctccttcttctccttcttcttacATGACTTCAAAGCGGGAGACCTTTACAGTGTGGATGAAGTCGCTTGTGTACCATGGAAATGGCTGCACGGTTTTCGACTCCAATGGCGAGATAGTCTACAGGATTGACAACTACAACACCAAATGCAGCAGAGAAGTTCATCTAATGGATCTCCACGGCAGGGTTCTCTTCTCCATTCGCCAAAAG AAATTAGCGGTTTTTGGACGCTGGGATGGCTACAGATTGGGCAACACAGAAGTGATAGATGAGGAAATTCTGTGCTTTCGTGTTAAGAGAAGCCGGAATGTTTTCAGAGGAGATTCTAATCACTACTGTGTTAATCTGGCTTGTGATCAGCCTGAAGAAAGCTGCTACAAAATCATAGCTTTACCTGGAAAATCAACATTCAAGATTGTCAGTAGATCAAGATTAGTTGCAGAG GTAAAACAAAAGCAGGCTACATCTGGGGTTGCTTTTGGAGATGATGTATTGAGTTTGATGGTGGAACCTCATGTTGATCATTCTCTGGTTATGGCTTTAGTGACTGTTTATGGCTTGATCAACCAGAAACTatga
- the LOC116002531 gene encoding myosin heavy chain, non-muscle isoform X2, giving the protein MFKSARWRSEKGKIKAVFKLHFRATQVAGDALMISVVPADVGKPTVKSEKATIRDGSCCWENAVYETVKLYREPKSGKIHERIYNFVVGTGSSKSGVVGEASIDFSSYAEATKVSSVSLPLKNSKSGAVLHVSIQRIHDSFDQSIIQENETAKPDAEDRTLKAQISNEDMEASFREDSVDETPVNKNISLVSKLNGRRASSESDITLSSSECSSGLDTPRDLRMKNSNTCKDQTTVGVPAIEEHQRSRWEWMGASTLDGSTDDSSSTSREVNLRGSEEIPDDVEKLRSELVAVARQAEVSELELQTLRKQIVKESKRGQDLSREIVILKEDRDAFKEECEKLKASRRRLDDAKSKDELLDRGDVQALVHELRQELNYQKDLNANLQIQLEKTQDSNSELILAVRDLDELLEQKNKEIMNLSGKSEISDDAERLQSASSKHDINNDDDDDDDDEQKALEQLVRQHSDIKEAYLLEQKITDLQNELEIYRRDKDELEMQMEQLALDYEILKQENHDLLHRVEQSQLQEQLKMQYECSTSYATVSELEAQIEGLESELKKQSATVSELEAQIEGLENDLKKQSRESSDSLLTISSLESQAKSLEEELEKQAQGFEADLEALSRDKVEQEQRAIRAEEALRKTRWQNANTAERLQEEFKRLSVQMTSTFEANEKLAIKALAEASELRLQKTHLEEMLQTSSEELESVTEHYEARLHELTSQVNMMSGQIKQMQSEKSTLLENEKRHAGEKRDEMQLAKAEIEKLLESNKILSELANKRESLINELEEMKETIAEMELMLEQGNKERSHLENMLALMQEKAEESLNELNSITHLKDEKDMLVGKLQLEIGTLREQYNELKTRSSEDESEKDKLRKQVSQLKGDLKKKEDALNSLDKKLKDANNKLASTNGAKAASRNNKFASATQGLKEVNSLKDKVKLLEGQIKLKENALETSTNSFLEKEKDLQNKIEELEARLEQINQNTAIICEQNSEKVATEDLNLNPGMTETVNSENGLLEEEIRDSVSSTGDMNKLLNEVTLLREKNSLMEDELKEMQERYSEISLKFAEVEGERQQLVMKVRNLKNAKKGH; this is encoded by the exons ATGTTCAAGTCGGCGCGATGGCGGAGCGAAAAGGGGAAGATCAAAGCTGTTTTCAAGCTGCACTTCCGTGCAACTCAG GTAGCAGGGGATGCATTGATGATCTCTGTGGTTCCTGCTGATGTTGGGAAGCCAACAGTGAAATCGGAGAAAGCTACGATTCGTGATGGGAGCTGTTGCTGGGAGAATGCGGTTTATGAGACTGTGAAGCTGTATAGAGAACCGAAATCGGGGAAGATTCATGAGAGAATCTATAACTTTGTTGTTGGAACT GGGTCTTCAAAATCGGGGGTTGTTGGAGAAGCTTCCATTGATTTTTCGAGCTATGCTGAGGCAACTAAGGTTTCCTCGGTATCTCTTCCACTCAAGAACTCGAAATCAGGGGCTGTATTGCAT GTATCGATACAACGAATTCATGATTCTTTCGACCAGAG TATTATTCAAGAAAACGAAACTGCTAAACCTGATGCCGAGGATAGGACATTGAAGGCTCAAATAAGCAATGAGGATATGGAGGCAAGTTTCAGAGAGGATTCTGTTGAT GAAACTCCAGTGAATAAGAACATTTCGCTTGTTAGCAAGTTGAATGGGCGGAGGGCGTCTAGTGAATCTGATATCACTTTGTCAAGCTCCGAGTGCAGCTCGGGGCTTGATACACCCCGGGATCTTCGAATGAAGAACAGCAATACCTGCAAAGACCAGACCACCGTTGGTGTACCAGCAATCGAAGAGCACCAGAGATCACGATGGGAGTGGATGGGAGCTTCTACTCTCGATGGTAGTACTGATGACTCTTCGAGCACTTCTCGAGAGGTCAATTTGAGAGGATCCGAAGAAATTCCAGACGATGTCGAGAAGCTAAGATCGGAGCTCGTTGCTGTGGCGAGGCAGGCAGAGGTGTCTGAGCTGGAACTGCAGACGCTTCGTAAGCAAATCGTGAAGGAGAGCAAACGAGGGCAGGATCTTTCGAGAGAAATTGTTATCCTCAAAGAGGACCGGGATGCATTCAAGGAGGAATGTGAAAAACTTAAAGCCTCCCGGAGACGTTTAGACGATGCAAAATCTAAAGACGAGTTGCTCGACCGAGGGGACGTTCAGGCTCTTGTTCATGAACTCAGACAAGAACTGAACTATCAGAAGGACCTCAACGCTAATCTACAGATACAACTGGAGAAAACGCAAGATTCAAACTCCGAGCTGATTCTTGCTGTTCGTGATCTTGATGAGCTGTTGGAACAGAAGAATAAGGAGATCATGAATCTTTCGGGCAAATCAGAGATATCTGATGATGCTGAAAGGTTACAAAGTGCTAGCTCGAAACACGACATTAACAATgacgacgatgatgatgatgatgatgaacagAAAGCACTGGAGCAGCTCGTAAGACAGCATAGCGATATTAAAGAAGCATACCTGCTGGAGCAAAAGATCACGGACCTCCAAAACGAACTAGAGATCTATCGAAGAGATAAAGACGAGCTAGAGATGCAGATGGAACAGCTCGCACTTGATTACGAGATCCTGAAGCAGGAAAACCATGACTTGCTGCATCGAGTGGAACAAAGCCAACTGCAGGAACAACTGAAAATGCAGTACGAATGTTCAACTTCGTATGCCACGGTGAGTGAACTCGAAGCCCAGATCGAGGGCTTGGAGAGCGAACTAAAGAAGCAATCTGCCACGGTGAGTGAACTCGAAGCCCAGATCGAGGGCTTAGAGAATGATCTAAAGAAGCAATCTAGGGAATCCTCCGATTCCTTGCTCACCATTAGTTCGCTCGAATCTCAAGCCAAAAGTTTGGAGGAAGAACTGGAGAAGCAAGCACAGGGATTCGAGGCTGATCTCGAGGCTCTCTCTCGTGATAAAGTAGAGCAGGAGCAAAGAGCTATACGTGCAGAAGAAGCACTGAGAAAGACACGGTGGCAAAACGCTAACACTGCAGAGAGGCTGCAGGAGGAATTCAAGAGACTCTCCGTGCAAATGACATCCACATTCGAGGCTAACGAGAAACTGGCTATTAAAGCATTGGCCGAAGCAAGCGAGCTCCGCCTACAGAAAACTCATCTCGAAGAGATGCTGCAAACATCATCCGAGGAGCTCGAGTCAGTGACAGAACATTATGAAGCGAGATTGCACGAGCTCACCAGTCAAGTAAATATGATGTCGGGTCAAATCAAACAGATGCAGTCCGAAAAATCCACACTGCTTGAAAACGAGAAAAGGCATGCTGGAGAAAAACGAGACGAAATGCAATTGGCCAAAGCTGAGATTGAAAAGCTATTAGAAAGCAACAAGATCCTCTCCGAGCTTGCAAACAAGAGGGAAAGTTTGATAAACGAGTTGGAGGAAATGAAGGAAACAATAGCAGAGATGGAACTGATGCTAGAGCAAGGCAATAAAGAAAGATCTCATCTGGAAAATATGCTCGCCTTGATGCAAGAAAAGGCCGAGGAATCTTTAAATGAATTGAACAGTATAACACATCTTAAGGACGAGAAGGACATGCTAGTTGGTAAACTCCAGTTGGAGATAGGTACTCTTAGAGAGCAATATAATGAGCTGAAGACTCGTTCGTCTGAGGATGAATCGGAGAAAGATAAGTTGAGGAAGCAGGTGTCCCAATTGAAGGGCGAtctgaagaagaaagaagatgcATTAAATAGCTTAGATAAGAAACTCAAAGATGCAAACAACAAGCTGGCGTCTACTAATGGAGCAAAAGCTGCTTCAAGGAACAATAAATTTGCATCTGCTACCCAGGGTCTTAAGGAGGTTAATAGTCTTAAGGATAAAGTCAAATTGCTCGAG GGTCAGATCAAGCTCAAGGAAAATGCTCTCGAGACCTCAACAAATTCATTTTTGGAGAAGGAGAAAGatcttcaaaataaaattgaagagtTAGAAGCAAGATTAGAACAAATCAATCAGAATACTGCAATCATTTGTGAACAGAATTCCGAAAAG GTAGCTACAGAAGACTTAAATCTGAATCCTGGAATGACTGAAACAGTAAATAG TGAGAATGGTTTACTAGAGGAAGAAATACGAGACTCTGTCAGCAGTACCGGGGACATGAACAAACTATTGAACGAAGTTACATTACTCAGGGAGAAGAACTCATTGATGGAAGATGAGTTGAAGGAAATGCAAGAGAGATACTCCGAAATAAGCCTCAAGTTTGCAGAGGTAGAAGGCGAAAGACAGCAACTTGTCATGAAAGTGCGCAACCTTAAGAACGCAAAAAAGGGTCACTGA
- the LOC116002531 gene encoding myosin-10 isoform X1, with translation MFKSARWRSEKGKIKAVFKLHFRATQVAGDALMISVVPADVGKPTVKSEKATIRDGSCCWENAVYETVKLYREPKSGKIHERIYNFVVGTGSSKSGVVGEASIDFSSYAEATKVSSVSLPLKNSKSGAVLHVSIQRIHDSFDQSIIQENETAKPDAEDRTLKAQISNEDMEASFREDSVDETPVNKNISLVSKLNGRRASSESDITLSSSECSSGLDTPRDLRMKNSNTCKDQTTVGVPAIEEHQRSRWEWMGASTLDGSTDDSSSTSREVNLRGSEEIPDDVEKLRSELVAVARQAEVSELELQTLRKQIVKESKRGQDLSREIVILKEDRDAFKEECEKLKASRRRLDDAKSKDELLDRGDVQALVHELRQELNYQKDLNANLQIQLEKTQDSNSELILAVRDLDELLEQKNKEIMNLSGKSEISDDAERLQSASSKHDINNDDDDDDDDEQKALEQLVRQHSDIKEAYLLEQKITDLQNELEIYRRDKDELEMQMEQLALDYEILKQENHDLLHRVEQSQLQEQLKMQYECSTSYATVSELEAQIEGLESELKKQSATVSELEAQIEGLENDLKKQSRESSDSLLTISSLESQAKSLEEELEKQAQGFEADLEALSRDKVEQEQRAIRAEEALRKTRWQNANTAERLQEEFKRLSVQMTSTFEANEKLAIKALAEASELRLQKTHLEEMLQTSSEELESVTEHYEARLHELTSQVNMMSGQIKQMQSEKSTLLENEKRHAGEKRDEMQLAKAEIEKLLESNKILSELANKRESLINELEEMKETIAEMELMLEQGNKERSHLENMLALMQEKAEESLNELNSITHLKDEKDMLVGKLQLEIGTLREQYNELKTRSSEDESEKDKLRKQVSQLKGDLKKKEDALNSLDKKLKDANNKLASTNGAKAASRNNKFASATQGLKEVNSLKDKVKLLEGQIKLKENALETSTNSFLEKEKDLQNKIEELEARLEQINQNTAIICEQNSEKVATEDLNLNPGMTETVNSSENGLLEEEIRDSVSSTGDMNKLLNEVTLLREKNSLMEDELKEMQERYSEISLKFAEVEGERQQLVMKVRNLKNAKKGH, from the exons ATGTTCAAGTCGGCGCGATGGCGGAGCGAAAAGGGGAAGATCAAAGCTGTTTTCAAGCTGCACTTCCGTGCAACTCAG GTAGCAGGGGATGCATTGATGATCTCTGTGGTTCCTGCTGATGTTGGGAAGCCAACAGTGAAATCGGAGAAAGCTACGATTCGTGATGGGAGCTGTTGCTGGGAGAATGCGGTTTATGAGACTGTGAAGCTGTATAGAGAACCGAAATCGGGGAAGATTCATGAGAGAATCTATAACTTTGTTGTTGGAACT GGGTCTTCAAAATCGGGGGTTGTTGGAGAAGCTTCCATTGATTTTTCGAGCTATGCTGAGGCAACTAAGGTTTCCTCGGTATCTCTTCCACTCAAGAACTCGAAATCAGGGGCTGTATTGCAT GTATCGATACAACGAATTCATGATTCTTTCGACCAGAG TATTATTCAAGAAAACGAAACTGCTAAACCTGATGCCGAGGATAGGACATTGAAGGCTCAAATAAGCAATGAGGATATGGAGGCAAGTTTCAGAGAGGATTCTGTTGAT GAAACTCCAGTGAATAAGAACATTTCGCTTGTTAGCAAGTTGAATGGGCGGAGGGCGTCTAGTGAATCTGATATCACTTTGTCAAGCTCCGAGTGCAGCTCGGGGCTTGATACACCCCGGGATCTTCGAATGAAGAACAGCAATACCTGCAAAGACCAGACCACCGTTGGTGTACCAGCAATCGAAGAGCACCAGAGATCACGATGGGAGTGGATGGGAGCTTCTACTCTCGATGGTAGTACTGATGACTCTTCGAGCACTTCTCGAGAGGTCAATTTGAGAGGATCCGAAGAAATTCCAGACGATGTCGAGAAGCTAAGATCGGAGCTCGTTGCTGTGGCGAGGCAGGCAGAGGTGTCTGAGCTGGAACTGCAGACGCTTCGTAAGCAAATCGTGAAGGAGAGCAAACGAGGGCAGGATCTTTCGAGAGAAATTGTTATCCTCAAAGAGGACCGGGATGCATTCAAGGAGGAATGTGAAAAACTTAAAGCCTCCCGGAGACGTTTAGACGATGCAAAATCTAAAGACGAGTTGCTCGACCGAGGGGACGTTCAGGCTCTTGTTCATGAACTCAGACAAGAACTGAACTATCAGAAGGACCTCAACGCTAATCTACAGATACAACTGGAGAAAACGCAAGATTCAAACTCCGAGCTGATTCTTGCTGTTCGTGATCTTGATGAGCTGTTGGAACAGAAGAATAAGGAGATCATGAATCTTTCGGGCAAATCAGAGATATCTGATGATGCTGAAAGGTTACAAAGTGCTAGCTCGAAACACGACATTAACAATgacgacgatgatgatgatgatgatgaacagAAAGCACTGGAGCAGCTCGTAAGACAGCATAGCGATATTAAAGAAGCATACCTGCTGGAGCAAAAGATCACGGACCTCCAAAACGAACTAGAGATCTATCGAAGAGATAAAGACGAGCTAGAGATGCAGATGGAACAGCTCGCACTTGATTACGAGATCCTGAAGCAGGAAAACCATGACTTGCTGCATCGAGTGGAACAAAGCCAACTGCAGGAACAACTGAAAATGCAGTACGAATGTTCAACTTCGTATGCCACGGTGAGTGAACTCGAAGCCCAGATCGAGGGCTTGGAGAGCGAACTAAAGAAGCAATCTGCCACGGTGAGTGAACTCGAAGCCCAGATCGAGGGCTTAGAGAATGATCTAAAGAAGCAATCTAGGGAATCCTCCGATTCCTTGCTCACCATTAGTTCGCTCGAATCTCAAGCCAAAAGTTTGGAGGAAGAACTGGAGAAGCAAGCACAGGGATTCGAGGCTGATCTCGAGGCTCTCTCTCGTGATAAAGTAGAGCAGGAGCAAAGAGCTATACGTGCAGAAGAAGCACTGAGAAAGACACGGTGGCAAAACGCTAACACTGCAGAGAGGCTGCAGGAGGAATTCAAGAGACTCTCCGTGCAAATGACATCCACATTCGAGGCTAACGAGAAACTGGCTATTAAAGCATTGGCCGAAGCAAGCGAGCTCCGCCTACAGAAAACTCATCTCGAAGAGATGCTGCAAACATCATCCGAGGAGCTCGAGTCAGTGACAGAACATTATGAAGCGAGATTGCACGAGCTCACCAGTCAAGTAAATATGATGTCGGGTCAAATCAAACAGATGCAGTCCGAAAAATCCACACTGCTTGAAAACGAGAAAAGGCATGCTGGAGAAAAACGAGACGAAATGCAATTGGCCAAAGCTGAGATTGAAAAGCTATTAGAAAGCAACAAGATCCTCTCCGAGCTTGCAAACAAGAGGGAAAGTTTGATAAACGAGTTGGAGGAAATGAAGGAAACAATAGCAGAGATGGAACTGATGCTAGAGCAAGGCAATAAAGAAAGATCTCATCTGGAAAATATGCTCGCCTTGATGCAAGAAAAGGCCGAGGAATCTTTAAATGAATTGAACAGTATAACACATCTTAAGGACGAGAAGGACATGCTAGTTGGTAAACTCCAGTTGGAGATAGGTACTCTTAGAGAGCAATATAATGAGCTGAAGACTCGTTCGTCTGAGGATGAATCGGAGAAAGATAAGTTGAGGAAGCAGGTGTCCCAATTGAAGGGCGAtctgaagaagaaagaagatgcATTAAATAGCTTAGATAAGAAACTCAAAGATGCAAACAACAAGCTGGCGTCTACTAATGGAGCAAAAGCTGCTTCAAGGAACAATAAATTTGCATCTGCTACCCAGGGTCTTAAGGAGGTTAATAGTCTTAAGGATAAAGTCAAATTGCTCGAG GGTCAGATCAAGCTCAAGGAAAATGCTCTCGAGACCTCAACAAATTCATTTTTGGAGAAGGAGAAAGatcttcaaaataaaattgaagagtTAGAAGCAAGATTAGAACAAATCAATCAGAATACTGCAATCATTTGTGAACAGAATTCCGAAAAG GTAGCTACAGAAGACTTAAATCTGAATCCTGGAATGACTGAAACAGTAAATAG CAGTGAGAATGGTTTACTAGAGGAAGAAATACGAGACTCTGTCAGCAGTACCGGGGACATGAACAAACTATTGAACGAAGTTACATTACTCAGGGAGAAGAACTCATTGATGGAAGATGAGTTGAAGGAAATGCAAGAGAGATACTCCGAAATAAGCCTCAAGTTTGCAGAGGTAGAAGGCGAAAGACAGCAACTTGTCATGAAAGTGCGCAACCTTAAGAACGCAAAAAAGGGTCACTGA